The following proteins are co-located in the Anser cygnoides isolate HZ-2024a breed goose chromosome 2, Taihu_goose_T2T_genome, whole genome shotgun sequence genome:
- the SQLE gene encoding squalene monooxygenase, protein MWTFLGIASFIYVYKKCGDLLSYANKELLLSAFVFFSLGLLLSYRYHFRGPRQQRQKSHPGMLSDVLSALPLVGFFWAKPSAGARRVEAPKSRKGKIEVNFSDIHLTETATNTALSPQYDPEIIIVGSGVLGSSLATVLSRDGRKVTVIERDLKEPDRIVGELLQPGGFNALRDLGLEDTVEGIDAQTVNGYIIHDIETKSEVEIPYPTSEDGRVVSGRSFHHGKFIMGLRKAAMAEPNAKFIEGTVLQLLEEDDCVVGVQYKDKETGDTKELHAPLTVVADGLFSKFRKNLVSSNVTVSSHFVGCILKDASQFKANYAELVLAKTSPVLIYQISSTETRVLVDIRGKMPKNLKEYMIENIHPQLPDHLKEPFLAAVQNDRLRTMPASFLPPSAVNKKGVLLLGDAYNIRHPLTGGGMSVVLNDVKIWRSLLQDIPDLYEDSDVLKAKKSFYWSRKKSHSFVVNVLAQALYELFAATDDSLHQLKKACFHYFRLGGECVSGPVGLLSVLSPKPMVLIGHFFAVALYAVYFCFKSESWITTPRAFFNSGAVLYRSCSIIFPLIYSEMKSLIY, encoded by the exons ATGTGGACTTTCCTGGGCATCGCCTCGTTCATCTACGTGTACAAGAAGTGCGGGGACCTGCTGAGCTACGCCaacaaggagctgctgctctccgcCTTCGTCTTCTTCTCCCTGGGCTTGCTGCTGTCCTACAGGTACCACTTCAGGGGGCCCAGGCAGCAGCGGCAGAAGAGCCACCCGGGGATGCTCTCCGACGTCCTCTCGGCGCTGCCGCTCGTTGGCTTCTTCTGGGCCAAACCCAGCGCGGGGGCTCGGCGGGTCGAGGCACCCAAATCCCGAAAG ggTAAAATAGAAGTAAACTTCTCAGACATTCATCTGACAGAGACTGCTACAAATACAGCCTTATCACCGCAGTACGATCCAGAAATTATCATTGTGGGTTCGGGTGTCCTTGGTTCTTCCTTGGCCACAGTGCTCTCAAGGGATGGAAGAAAAGTGACTGTAATTGAGAGAGATCTGAAAGAACCCGACAGGATAGTTGGAGAATTGTTGCAACCTGGAGGCTTTAACGCGCTTAGAGACTTGGGTCTTGAAG atacAGTAGAAGGTATTGATGCGCAAACAGTAAATGGCTACATAATTCATGACATAGAGACCAAATCGGAGGTTGAAATTCCTTATCCAACATCTGAAGATGGCCGTGTAGTGAGCGGAAGGTCTTTCCATCATGGCAAGTTCATCATGGGTCTCCGAAAGGCAGCTATGGCAGAGCCCAA TGCAAAATTCATTGAAGGGACTGTGTTACAACTGCTTGAAGAAGATGACTGTGTTGTGGGTGTTCAGTACAAGGACAAAGAAACTGGAGATACTAAG GAACTTCATGCACCTCTTACTGTTGTGGCGGATGGACTTTTCTCCAAATTTAGAAAAAACTTGGTCTCCAGCAACGTTACTGTTTCATCCCATTTTGTTGGTTGCATTTTGAAG gacgCATCACAGTTTAAAGCTAATTATGCTGAACTTGTTTTAGCTAAAACTAGTCCAGTACTAATCTATCAGATTTCTTCAACTGAGACTCGAGTCCTTGTTGATATTCGAGGGAAAATGCCAAAAAACTTAAAAGAATATATGATTGAGAACATTCATCCACAACTACCTG ATCACCTGAAGGAACCATTTTTAGCAGCAGTTCAGAATGATCGTTTAAGGACTATGCCAGCAAGCTTCTTGCCTCCTTCAGCTGTTAACAAAAAAG GAGTTCTTCTTTTGGGAGATGCATATAATATAAGACACCCTCTGACTGGTGGAGGAATGAGTGTTGTTTTAAACGATGTCAAAATATGGAGAAGCTTGCTCCAGGATATTCCAGACCTTTATGAAGATTCTGATGTTCTTAAG gcaaaaaaatcattttactggTCAAGAAAAAAGTCTCATTCTTTTGTAGTGAATGTTCTTGCCCAAGCACTTTATGAACTTTTTGCTGCCACAGAcg ATTCCTTGCATCAGCTGAAGAAAGCCTGTTTCCATTACTTCAGACTTGGTGGAGAATGTGTCTCGGGACCTGTTGGATTGCTGTCTGT GTTATCTCCTAAGCCAATGGTACTGATTGGCCACTTCTTTGCTGTGGCGCTATATgctgtttatttctgctttaagtCAGAGTCCTGGATTACCACACCTCGAGCATTTTTCAATAGTGGAGCTGTACTTTACAGGAGTTGCTCTATAATATTTCCACTTATTTACTCTGAAATGAAATCCCTAATCTATTAA